In one Oryzias latipes chromosome 13, ASM223467v1 genomic region, the following are encoded:
- the LOC111948438 gene encoding uncharacterized protein LOC111948438, translating to MDMLPRRFQEIFPAFLTHKKAVCKTVMDELRRTAKSPGDMANQLNEALHLRYERAHVAYLGTVKNVLDGESGLYGQQTITGAMRKTSTPDPFGGYTDIDGWCGVTVTSHYLVDCLIQEYHREEGTLNLLLQGTFGEVLRADHTRKVARKVVLASGTMSSYAVMNENWMILSWVMLQSESDKSLEPMYDGLSRRYISAALPKAKYQWVDRDCCSPFRIPNSQPQEHLLWDSWKTTEAIVGEATSGDFTNRCASRTKYNREISIKLDLFHCMRRFTRECISEHHPLHSSFCKFLSAAFCVVDQTDLQRLKEAYTFCGIQPANPTKQHIREHCRTKIPEPRELLVRVESVLKRFFLESDPDGIPLFKATMLKVWRIQRVHILRGCLSDPEVGDGILYRHGGTLQLNHIKGEAAAVPIWIPVRGTSQQEGFHFHQSKWVTGNQVSTELFQAQGMTGVARWNFQRLVSLKQPGLKLPSVFNPALIVQLNKLSKEVTGQAKYPALVLSQADTGERFGLQYVEPGCRPVPLHWDKHKSQRDPVVEEEERLSPEPPPSNETVIDLPEEHGEEHSAHDNVLGVVADDSLAMTQAPEVKDVSTTPPPLPFAASPRAARTGPIKAGGLLFVLDHSRWTNPMRDAIDVLLAKHHGQKDFLSKVDAEYAALVQTASRNPNSLLHPTTKQHISRYVKHMAKMINRSSSMNTSPEKLLETQQLWHKLTEGSETVTVPVVTLPPAPVNPPSSKPDEAPLTKTDVEKMVKEIVGLQQQQQKPEKKMTRNCLACGQPKSRYLGDGSSVHFFYQSGDVRYFYCSKKVLQIYAAEGLTNPRMPFADFAATPFFERELKAAKQRSAQCRKVLEDRQKRKAREQHPSGRLCRFCHKPLKQGPESPHIHTGFPGVVGKYVYCPARVLSLHRANGMTQEMTWEEFSQSPFYEAEKMRWAAGRQAEEGKR from the exons ATGGACATGCTGCCTCGTCGTTTTCAGGAGATTTTTCCAGCCTTCCTGACCCACAAAAAGGCAGTATGCAAGACTGTGATGGATGAGCTGCGGCGTACAGCAAAGTCTCCAGGTGATATGGCCAATCAGCTAAATGAAGCTCTTCACCTAAGATACGAGCGTGCACACGTGGCTTATCTGGGGACAGTGAAGAATGTTCTGGATGGAGAGAGCGGACTATATGGCCAGCAGACAATCACGGGGGCAATGAGGAAAACATCCACACCAGATCCTTTTGGTGGGTATACAGACATAGATGGCTGGTGTGGGGTAACAGTGACTTCACACTACCTGGTGGACTGCCTCATTCAGGAGTACCATAGGGAGGAGGGCACGCTCAATCTGCTCCTTCAAGGCACTTTTGGTGAGGTCTTGAGGGCTGACCACACCCGAAAGGTGGCACGGAAGGTTGTCCTGGCATCAGGCACAATGTCATCTTATGCAGTTATGAATGAAAACTGGATGATTTTGTCCTGGGTGATGCTGCAGTCAGAAAGCGACAAGTCTCTGGAGCCAATGTACGACGGGCTGTCCCGGCGTTACATTTCTGCAGCGCTGCCAAAAGCAAAGTACCAGTGGGTTGACAG GGATTGCTGCTCTCCATTCAGGATCCCAAACTCCCAGCCTCAGGAGCATCTTCTCTGGGATTCCTGGAAGACCACAGAGGCTATAGTGGGTGAAGCAACATCTGGAGACTTCACCAATAGATGTGCATCCCGTACCAAATACAACAGAGAAATAAGCATCAAGCTGGACTTGTTTCACTGCATGCGGCGGTTCACCAGGGAGTGCATCTCAGAGCATCATCCACTTCACAGCTCCTTCTGCAAGTTCCTTTCGGCAGCTTTTTGTGTGGTGGACCAAACCGATcttcagaggctgaaggaggcctACACCTTCTGTGGGATCCAGCCAGCTAACCCCACAAAGCAGCACATCAGGGAGCACTGCCGCACCAAGATCCCAGAACCCAGAGAGCTGCTGGTGCGGGTGGAGAGTGTTCTGAAGAGGTTCTTTTTGGAATCGGATCCAGATGGCATACCACTGTTTAAGGCAACAATGCTGAAAGTGTGGAGGATTCAGCGCGTTCACATCCTCAGGGGCTGTCTGAGCGACCCGGAGGTGGGAGACGGGATCCTCTACAGACACGGTGGCACGTTACAGCTGAACCACATCAAGGGGGAAGCGGCAGCGGTACCGATCTGGATCCCGGTGCGAGGAACATCCCAGCAGGAGGGATTTCATTTCCACCAGTCCAAATGGGTGACAGGAAATCAGGTCTCGACAGAACTTTTCCAGGCCCAAGGCATGACTGGAGTAGCTCGGTGGAACTTCCAGCGCCTTGTGAGCCTGAAGCAACCTGGTCTGAAGCTTCCTTCAGTTTTTAATCCAGCTCTGATTGTACAGCTGAACAAACTGTCAAAGGAAGTGACAGGACAAGCTAAGTACCCTGCCTTAGTCTTGTCACAGGCCGACACTGGGGAAAGGTTTGGACTGCAGTATGTGGAGCCTGGCTGCCGTCCGGTTCCTCTTCACTGGGACAAACACAAGTCTCAGAGAGACCCGGTTGTTGAGGAAGAAGAGCGTTTGTCTCCAGAACCACCTCCTTCCAATGAAACAGTCATCGACCTGCCTGAAGAACATGGAGAAGAACACTCTGCTCAT GATAATGTCTTAGGTGTGGTTGCTGATGACTCACTAGCAATGACCCAAGCCCCTGAAGTGAAAG ATGTCTCAACGACACCACCACCACTGCCTTTTGCTGCCTCTCCACGCGCAGCTCGCACTGGTCCTATCAAAGCAGGGGGTCTGCTTTTTGTCCTGGACCATTCTCGTTGGACAAATCCAATGAGAGATGCCATTGATGTCCTTCTGGCAAAGCACCATGGACAAAAGGACTTTCTGAGCAAGGTAGACGCAGAGTATGCCGCCCTTGTTCAAACTGCCTCCAGGAATCCCAACAGCCTCCTCCACCCCACCACTAAACAGCACATCTCCCGCTACGTGAAGCACATGGCGAAGATGATTAACAGAAGTTCGTCTATGAACACTAGTCCCGAAAAACTTTTGGAAACCCAGCAGCTGTGGCATAAACTCACTGAAGGCAGTGAAACTGTCACTGTGCCAGTTGTGACTCTCCCTCCTGCTCCAGTGAACCCCCCCAGCTCTAAACCAGATGAAGCTCCTTTAACGAAGACTGACGTTGAAAAAATGGTGAAGGAGATTGTAGGTctgcagcaacaacagcagaaacctgaaaaaaaaatgacaaggaaCTGTCTTGCTTGTGGGCAGCCAAAGTCTCGTTACCTTGGTGATGGATCTtctgttcatttcttttatCAGTCTGGGGATGTGAGATACTTCTACTGCTCCAAAAAAGTACTCCAGATCTATGCAGCAGAAGGCCTTACAAACCCCAGGATGCCATTTGCAGACTTTGCTGCCACGCCATTTTTTGAGAGAGAGTTAAAGGCTGCAAAGCAGAGGTCTGCACAATGCAGAAAGGTTTTGGAGGACCGACAGAAAAGAAAGGCAAGGGAGCAGCATCCCAGTGGGCGTCTGTGCAGGTTCTGCCACAAACCACTGAAACAAGGTCCAGAGagtccacacatacacaccgGGTTCCCTGGTGTTGTGGGGAAGTATGTTTACTGTCCTGCCAGAGTCTTGTCCCTCCACCGGGCAAATGGGATGACTCAAGAAATGACCTGGGAGGAGTTCTCTCAGTCTCCTTTTTATGAGGCTGAAAAGATGAGGTGGGCTGCTGGCCGGCAAGCAGAAGAGGGAAAGAGATAG